A single region of the Glycine max cultivar Williams 82 chromosome 20, Glycine_max_v4.0, whole genome shotgun sequence genome encodes:
- the LOC106797583 gene encoding uncharacterized protein — MICCYELIGKFVTCMSSDHIRNLCKQRDCPVECKEAIQSLIHAAARFSDLPELRELRTLFTGKFGNSLELYISKEFVEKLRQDLPSKEMKIQLLHDVAQEFSIEWNSKALEQRLQSPPQLHEVKRISI; from the exons ATGATATGTTGCTATGAACTTATAGGAAAATTTGTTACTTGCATGTCGTCGGATCATATTCGAAACCTTTGCAAGCAGAG GGATTGCCCCGTTGAATGCAAAGAAGCTATACAGTCGTTGATACATGCTGCAGCAAGATTTTCTGATCTTCCGGAACTACGCGAGCTAAGAACGTTGTTCACAGGGAAATTTGGGAATTCTCTTGAACTTTACATAAGTAAAGAG tTTGTTGAAAAGTTGAGGCAAGATCTTCCTTCGAAAGAAATGAAGATCCAGCTGTTGCATGATGTAGCGCAAGAGTTCTCTATTGAATGGAACAGCAAGGCTTTGGAGCAGAGACTTCAGTCACCGCCTCAGTTACATGAA GTAAAGAGGATTTCAATTTGA